From a region of the Waddliaceae bacterium genome:
- the fabF gene encoding beta-ketoacyl-ACP synthase II, which translates to MRNDKKRVVITGMGIVSCFGDDVDTYYNKLLAGESGVTNIDRFPCEEFSTKIAAEVQNFDASKYIDKKQLRRLDDYIIYITAAAKNAFDDGKFSDANLDKTRCGVIIGSGMGGMKSFEKGVETVVNKGCRRLSPFFVPHIITNMGGAFVAMETGFKGPNYSISTACATANYCITSAANHIRHGDADVMLCGGGEAVITPMGIAGFMACKALSQRNDAPTKASRPWDKGRDGFVAGEGAGVLVLENLEHAQQRGATIYAEYLGGSFSCDAYHMTSPCPDGSGAKLCMKKTLEDAGIAAEDVNYINTHGTSTQAGDMAEIKAMQDVFGARKSLTINSTKSMIGHGLAAAGGFEAIATIKAITTGNIHPTINIEDPEPEIADFNAPQKAEQHDITAAMSNSFGFGGHNSAIILAPYNP; encoded by the coding sequence ATGAGAAATGATAAAAAACGCGTTGTCATTACAGGGATGGGAATAGTGTCGTGCTTCGGCGATGACGTCGATACATACTATAACAAACTCCTCGCCGGCGAAAGCGGTGTGACAAATATCGATAGGTTCCCATGCGAAGAATTCTCCACAAAGATCGCTGCAGAAGTGCAAAACTTCGACGCCAGCAAATATATCGATAAAAAACAACTGCGCCGCCTCGACGACTATATAATATATATCACCGCCGCCGCAAAAAATGCCTTCGACGACGGAAAATTTTCAGATGCAAACCTTGATAAAACACGATGCGGAGTAATAATAGGATCAGGAATGGGAGGGATGAAGTCGTTCGAAAAAGGCGTTGAAACCGTCGTAAATAAAGGATGCCGCCGCTTGTCGCCGTTCTTCGTGCCACATATCATCACAAATATGGGCGGAGCCTTCGTCGCTATGGAAACAGGCTTCAAAGGACCAAACTACTCAATATCGACAGCATGCGCTACAGCAAACTACTGCATAACGTCAGCAGCAAACCATATACGACACGGCGATGCAGACGTCATGCTCTGCGGTGGCGGCGAAGCAGTGATAACACCGATGGGAATAGCAGGGTTTATGGCGTGTAAGGCGCTATCACAACGTAACGACGCACCAACAAAAGCATCGCGTCCATGGGATAAAGGACGCGATGGCTTCGTCGCCGGAGAAGGCGCCGGTGTCCTCGTCCTCGAAAACCTCGAACACGCACAACAGCGAGGAGCAACAATATACGCGGAATACCTAGGAGGAAGCTTCTCGTGCGATGCATACCATATGACAAGCCCATGCCCCGACGGCTCAGGAGCAAAGCTGTGTATGAAGAAAACCCTCGAAGATGCCGGCATTGCCGCCGAAGATGTTAACTATATCAACACCCACGGTACCTCGACACAAGCAGGCGATATGGCGGAAATAAAAGCAATGCAAGACGTCTTCGGAGCACGCAAAAGCCTTACAATAAATTCCACGAAGTCGATGATAGGACATGGCCTCGCCGCAGCAGGAGGCTTCGAAGCTATAGCGACAATAAAAGCTATAACGACAGGAAATATACACCCCACGATAAATATCGAAGACCCAGAACCCGAAATCGCAGACTTCAACGCTCCACAAAAAGCAGAACAACACGACATCACCGCCGCAATGTCGAACTCCTTCGGATTCGGAGGACATAACAGCGCCATAATCTTAGCACCATATAACCCGTGA